The Salmonella enterica subsp. houtenae serovar Houten genome has a segment encoding these proteins:
- the ydiK gene encoding putative inner membrane protein, translated as MVNVRQPRDIAQVLLSVLFLAIMIVACLWIVQPFILGFAWAGTIVIATWPVLLKLQKILWGRRSLAVLVMTLLLVLLFVIPVALLVNSIVDGSGPLIHAVTGGDMTLPDLAWLNNIPLVGAKLYAGWHSLLDMGGSAIMAKVRPYIGTTTTWFVGQAAHIGRFMMHCALMLLFSALLYWRGEQVAMGIRHFACRLAAKRGDAAVLLAAQAIRAVALGVVVTALVQAVLGGVGLAISGVPYATLLTVVMILSCLVQLGPLPVLIPAIIWLYWTGDTTWGTVLLVWSAVVGTLDNVIRPVLIRMGADLPLLLILSGVIGGLIAFGMIGLFIGPVLLAVTWRLFSAWVHEVPAPTNEPEEILEELDEIEEANKQS; from the coding sequence ATGGTAAATGTTCGTCAGCCCAGGGATATTGCGCAAGTGCTGCTATCGGTGCTGTTTTTAGCCATCATGATTGTGGCCTGTTTGTGGATAGTACAGCCTTTTATTTTGGGGTTTGCATGGGCAGGTACGATTGTTATCGCGACCTGGCCCGTTTTGCTGAAATTACAAAAAATATTGTGGGGTCGCCGCTCGCTTGCCGTACTGGTCATGACGCTGCTGTTAGTGCTGCTCTTCGTTATTCCCGTCGCTTTGCTGGTTAACAGCATTGTCGATGGTAGCGGCCCGCTCATCCATGCAGTGACTGGCGGCGATATGACGCTACCCGATCTTGCATGGTTAAATAATATTCCGTTGGTTGGCGCCAAACTGTATGCCGGATGGCATAGCCTGCTGGATATGGGCGGTAGCGCTATTATGGCGAAAGTGCGGCCTTACATCGGCACAACCACGACCTGGTTTGTCGGTCAGGCGGCGCATATAGGACGCTTTATGATGCACTGCGCCCTGATGCTGTTGTTTAGCGCCCTGCTTTACTGGCGCGGCGAACAAGTGGCGATGGGAATACGCCATTTTGCCTGTCGTCTCGCGGCTAAACGCGGCGATGCGGCAGTTCTGCTGGCTGCTCAGGCGATCCGCGCCGTGGCGCTTGGCGTGGTGGTCACCGCGCTGGTACAGGCGGTACTTGGCGGCGTCGGGCTGGCGATTTCCGGCGTGCCTTACGCTACCCTATTGACGGTAGTGATGATCCTTTCGTGTCTGGTTCAATTAGGGCCGTTGCCGGTACTGATTCCAGCCATTATCTGGCTTTACTGGACAGGCGACACCACCTGGGGCACCGTGCTGCTGGTATGGAGCGCCGTCGTCGGCACTCTGGATAACGTGATTCGTCCGGTACTCATCCGCATGGGCGCCGATTTACCGCTGCTTCTGATCCTCTCAGGGGTAATCGGCGGCCTGATTGCATTCGGTATGATTGGTCTGTTTATTGGACCGGTGCTTCTGGCCGTGACCTGGCGTTTGTTCTCCGCGTGGGTACATGAAGTTCCGGCGCCGACGAATGAACCGGAGGAGATCCTTGAAGAGCTGGATGAAATCGAGGAAGCCAACAAGCAGTCATAA
- the SBOV13601 gene encoding putative cytoplasmic protein, which produces MKAKKTMNAFELHALRHIFNMTIEECAAYITQDNNSTAWERWETGDAIIPPEIITRLMEIKAKRQRRINAIIDKINHRIGNNTMRYFSDLPTFQSVYTDGDFIDWKIYQSVAAELFARDLERLC; this is translated from the coding sequence ATGAAAGCTAAAAAAACGATGAACGCGTTCGAATTACACGCATTACGACACATTTTTAATATGACGATTGAAGAATGCGCCGCCTATATCACCCAGGATAATAATTCAACGGCCTGGGAACGATGGGAAACTGGCGATGCGATAATCCCTCCAGAAATCATTACCAGGCTGATGGAGATCAAAGCAAAGAGGCAGCGGCGAATTAACGCTATTATTGACAAAATAAATCATCGTATCGGCAATAATACGATGCGTTACTTTTCTGATTTACCTACCTTTCAATCGGTCTATACCGATGGTGATTTTATAGACTGGAAAATTTATCAATCCGTTGCTGCAGAACTTTTCGCGCGCGATCTGGAGCGGCTATGTTAG
- the ydiM gene encoding inner membrane transport protein YdiM has protein sequence MKNRYFSTAVGLYFNYLVHGMGVILMSLNMSSLEQQWHTTTAGVSIVISSLGIGRLSVLLIAGMLSDRFGRRPFIILGVVCYLAFFIGILHSRTLFTAYACGFLAGMANSFLDAGTYPSLMEAFPRSPSTANILIKAFVSCGQFLLPIIISLLVWANMWFGWAFLLAGAIMLVNALFLLHCPFPAHPGRITKPNAPQSPDANAHPCSLIDLFSYTLYGYVSMATFYLISQWLAQYGEFVAGMSYTQSIKLLSIYTCGSLLCVFITAPLVRKTIRSTTLLMFYTFISFIALLTVCLHPQTYVVMIFAFVIGFSSAGGVVQIGLTLMAARFPQAKGKATGIYYSAGSIATFTIPLITARISEMSIAHVMWFDTGIAATGFLLALFIGYRSRAELQHRAEAVSTGQ, from the coding sequence ATGAAAAATCGCTATTTCTCTACTGCTGTGGGGTTGTATTTTAATTACCTTGTACATGGCATGGGCGTCATCCTGATGAGCCTGAATATGTCATCGCTTGAACAGCAATGGCACACGACTACCGCTGGCGTATCTATTGTGATCTCTTCGCTTGGGATTGGCCGGTTAAGTGTTTTATTAATCGCCGGTATGCTTTCTGATCGCTTTGGTCGCCGACCGTTTATCATACTGGGAGTCGTCTGTTACCTGGCTTTTTTCATCGGCATCCTCCATTCCCGGACGCTTTTTACCGCTTATGCCTGTGGCTTTTTAGCGGGTATGGCCAACAGTTTTCTGGATGCGGGAACCTATCCAAGTTTGATGGAGGCGTTCCCTCGCTCACCCAGTACGGCAAATATTCTCATTAAAGCGTTTGTCTCATGCGGGCAATTCTTGTTGCCTATTATTATCAGTTTATTAGTCTGGGCTAATATGTGGTTTGGCTGGGCCTTTCTACTTGCCGGCGCGATCATGCTCGTTAATGCCCTATTTTTATTACACTGCCCTTTTCCAGCGCATCCTGGTCGGATAACGAAACCTAACGCCCCGCAATCGCCTGACGCAAACGCCCACCCTTGTTCCCTGATTGATCTGTTCAGTTATACCCTTTATGGCTATGTGTCAATGGCGACATTTTATCTTATCAGCCAGTGGCTGGCACAGTATGGAGAATTTGTCGCAGGAATGTCTTATACCCAATCTATTAAATTATTAAGTATTTATACCTGCGGATCGCTACTGTGCGTTTTTATTACCGCCCCACTGGTTAGAAAAACAATCCGCTCCACGACATTATTGATGTTTTATACTTTTATCTCTTTTATTGCGCTGCTGACCGTTTGTCTGCATCCGCAGACCTATGTTGTGATGATCTTCGCATTCGTCATTGGTTTCTCCTCTGCCGGCGGCGTAGTACAAATCGGCCTGACACTGATGGCGGCCCGATTTCCTCAGGCGAAAGGTAAAGCGACCGGTATTTATTACAGCGCTGGCAGCATCGCGACGTTCACCATCCCACTCATCACCGCACGAATTTCAGAAATGAGCATTGCACATGTTATGTGGTTTGATACCGGTATCGCCGCAACGGGATTTCTTCTCGCCTTGTTTATCGGTTACCGAAGCCGGGCTGAACTACAGCATCGCGCTGAAGCCGTGTCAACTGGACAATAA
- the ydiN gene encoding transporter codes for MSQNKARNMPFLLAVICIYFSYFLHGISVITLAQNMTSLAEKFSTDSAGIAYLISGIGLGRLVSILFFGVLSDKFGRRAIILLGVVLYMLFFFGIPASPNLMIAFVLAVCVGVANSALDTGGYPALMECFPKASGSAVILVKAMVSFGQMIYPLIVSALLVNHIWYGYAVVIPGILFVLITLMLLKSSFPSQLVDASVAKELPRMHSNPLVWLEGIASVLFGVAAFSTFYVIVVWMPKYAMAFAGMAESDALKTISYYSMGSLVCVFIFAALLKKMIRPIWANVFNAGLAALTAAAIYLYPSPMVCNAGAFMIGFSAAGGILQLGVSVMSEFFPKSKAKVTSIYMMMGGVANFIIPLITGYLSTIGLQYIILLDFAFALLTFITAIIVFIRYYRVFKIPQNDVRFGERYFQ; via the coding sequence ATGTCTCAGAACAAGGCTCGCAACATGCCATTTTTGCTGGCTGTTATCTGCATTTATTTTAGTTATTTTCTCCACGGCATTAGCGTTATTACACTAGCGCAAAATATGACTTCTCTTGCGGAAAAGTTTTCTACTGATAGCGCCGGTATCGCCTATTTAATTTCTGGCATCGGACTTGGCCGCCTGGTCAGTATTTTATTTTTTGGCGTACTTTCTGATAAATTTGGCCGCCGGGCGATTATACTGCTTGGCGTCGTGCTGTATATGCTATTTTTCTTCGGTATTCCCGCCAGCCCTAACCTGATGATCGCTTTTGTATTAGCCGTGTGTGTCGGCGTGGCGAACTCTGCGCTGGATACCGGCGGATACCCTGCGTTAATGGAGTGTTTTCCAAAAGCCTCTGGCTCGGCGGTTATTCTGGTTAAAGCCATGGTCTCATTCGGGCAAATGATTTATCCCCTTATCGTCAGCGCCTTGTTAGTCAACCATATCTGGTACGGCTATGCGGTGGTGATCCCTGGAATCCTTTTTGTCCTTATTACACTGATGTTGCTGAAAAGCAGCTTCCCCAGCCAACTTGTTGATGCCAGCGTTGCCAAAGAATTACCACGAATGCACAGTAACCCCCTCGTCTGGCTGGAGGGCATAGCTTCCGTTTTATTTGGCGTCGCCGCGTTTTCGACCTTCTATGTGATCGTGGTCTGGATGCCCAAATATGCGATGGCCTTCGCCGGCATGGCGGAATCCGACGCGCTGAAAACCATCTCGTATTACAGTATGGGCTCACTGGTCTGCGTATTTATCTTTGCCGCATTGCTGAAAAAAATGATTCGTCCCATCTGGGCCAACGTTTTTAATGCCGGGCTGGCAGCGCTTACCGCGGCGGCGATTTATTTGTATCCCTCCCCGATGGTCTGTAATGCAGGCGCCTTCATGATTGGATTTTCCGCCGCCGGAGGAATTTTACAATTAGGCGTATCAGTAATGTCAGAATTTTTCCCCAAAAGCAAAGCTAAAGTCACTAGCATATATATGATGATGGGTGGTGTTGCTAATTTTATTATCCCACTGATCACCGGTTATCTTTCTACTATTGGCCTGCAATATATTATCTTGTTAGATTTTGCCTTTGCACTTCTGACGTTCATCACCGCTATTATCGTATTTATTCGCTATTATCGCGTATTTAAAATACCACAAAACGACGTCCGGTTTGGCGAGCGTTATTTTCAGTAA